Proteins from a single region of Gordonia hongkongensis:
- a CDS encoding DivIVA domain-containing protein, translating to MRLTPADVHNVAFSKPPIGKRGYNEDEVDQFLDFVEAELARLIEENTDLKQRVEELESELADARSGGGAQADDRTQMFAKPAAAPEPPAPAPTPAPQATNDDANVRAARVLALAQDTADRLTGSARADADAMLSDAQTRADTLVSEAQTKSDAMLADARQRSEAILADAQTRSEAQLRQAQERADALQSDAERKHSEIMGTINQQRGVLEGRIEQLKTFEREYRTRLKTYLESQLEELQQRGSAAPVEGGRPDQSFSNDPGNGGFSSYSPS from the coding sequence ATGCGGCTGACTCCAGCTGATGTGCACAACGTCGCGTTCAGCAAACCGCCCATCGGTAAGCGCGGTTACAACGAGGACGAGGTCGATCAGTTCCTCGACTTCGTCGAAGCCGAACTCGCACGGCTGATCGAAGAGAACACCGACCTCAAGCAGCGCGTCGAGGAGCTCGAGAGCGAGCTCGCCGATGCCCGTTCCGGTGGTGGCGCCCAGGCGGACGACCGGACCCAGATGTTCGCCAAGCCCGCCGCGGCACCCGAGCCGCCCGCCCCGGCGCCGACGCCGGCACCGCAGGCGACCAACGACGACGCCAACGTGCGTGCCGCACGCGTTCTCGCGCTCGCCCAGGACACCGCCGACCGGCTCACGGGCAGCGCACGCGCCGACGCCGACGCGATGCTGTCCGACGCCCAGACGCGCGCCGACACGCTGGTCTCCGAGGCGCAGACCAAGTCCGACGCCATGCTCGCCGATGCCCGGCAGCGCTCGGAGGCGATCCTCGCCGACGCCCAGACGCGATCGGAGGCGCAGTTGCGGCAGGCACAGGAACGTGCCGATGCCCTGCAGAGCGACGCCGAGCGCAAGCACAGCGAGATCATGGGCACGATCAACCAGCAGCGCGGTGTGCTGGAAGGCCGGATCGAGCAGCTCAAGACCTTCGAGCGCGAGTACCGTACGCGTCTGAAGACCTACCTCGAATCCCAGCTCGAGGAACTCCAGCAGCGTGGCAGTGCGGCGCCTGTCGAGGGCGGCCGACCCGATCAGTCGTTCTCGAACGATCCGGGTAACGGTGGATTCAGCAGCTACTCACCCAGCTGA
- a CDS encoding cell division protein SepF: protein MTTMQKFKAYFGMVPPSEYEDDYLEESAPPLRERSRERAYRDDYYGDSSYDPGYEPSFRDAGYRDEIAYRDELSDRHYDAGFDLAPEYAAEFAYAGSRAVGEGPMRAPARLEPLQRSSSAALRAATAPRSMGADPRELERVFADSPLQKITTLRPSDYSEARTIGERFRDGNPVIMDLVDMSNDDAKRLVDFAAGLAFALRGSFDKVATKVFLLSPADVDVSPEDRRKIAETGFYNHS, encoded by the coding sequence ATGACCACGATGCAGAAGTTCAAGGCTTACTTCGGCATGGTGCCGCCCAGCGAGTACGAGGACGACTACCTCGAGGAGTCGGCCCCGCCGCTGCGGGAGCGGTCTCGTGAGCGCGCCTACCGTGACGACTACTACGGCGACTCCTCCTACGATCCCGGATACGAGCCGTCGTTCCGGGACGCCGGCTACCGAGACGAGATCGCGTACCGCGACGAGCTGTCCGACCGCCACTACGACGCCGGCTTCGACCTGGCCCCGGAGTACGCGGCGGAGTTCGCCTACGCCGGCAGTCGCGCGGTGGGCGAGGGGCCGATGCGGGCGCCCGCCCGCCTCGAACCGCTGCAGCGTTCGTCGAGCGCGGCCCTGCGCGCTGCCACCGCGCCGCGGTCGATGGGTGCCGACCCCCGCGAACTCGAGCGCGTCTTCGCCGACAGCCCGCTGCAGAAGATCACCACGCTGCGCCCGTCGGACTACAGCGAGGCCCGTACCATCGGGGAGCGTTTCCGCGACGGCAACCCGGTCATCATGGACCTCGTCGACATGAGCAACGACGACGCCAAGCGCCTCGTCGACTTCGCCGCGGGTCTTGCGTTCGCGCTGCGCGGATCGTTCGACAAGGTGGCCACCAAGGTGTTCCTGCTGTCGCCCGCCGACGTCGACGTGTCGCCCGAAGACCGCCGCAAGATCGCCGAGACGGGCTTCTACAACCACTCCTGA
- a CDS encoding YggS family pyridoxal phosphate-dependent enzyme: MTGSSDARTAELGERLAAVRRRLDAAVEAAHRPAGSCQLLVVTKFFPADDVRRLLQLGERAFGESREPEAGRKVAEVLGDWESPEPGDVPVFDMIGSVQSKKARSVARWARAVHSVDRPKVVDALDRAAVAALDEGERADPLGILLQVSLDGDPQRGGVVEEDLPALAERVVEADSLRLRGLMVIAPLDGEPGHWMAEAARIHEAFRGRFDAAELSAGMSGDMEEAVAAGSTCVRVGTAIMGDRPLISQ, encoded by the coding sequence ATGACCGGGTCATCTGATGCGCGCACCGCCGAGTTGGGGGAACGGTTGGCCGCGGTGCGTCGGCGCCTCGACGCCGCGGTCGAGGCCGCCCATCGGCCGGCGGGCTCCTGTCAGCTCCTCGTGGTCACGAAGTTCTTTCCCGCGGATGACGTCCGTCGGCTGCTGCAGCTGGGGGAGCGCGCGTTCGGCGAGTCACGCGAACCCGAGGCCGGCCGGAAGGTGGCGGAGGTGCTGGGGGACTGGGAGTCCCCGGAGCCCGGCGACGTCCCCGTCTTCGACATGATCGGTTCGGTGCAGTCCAAGAAGGCCCGGTCGGTGGCGCGGTGGGCGCGCGCGGTGCACTCCGTCGACCGCCCGAAGGTCGTCGACGCCCTGGACCGTGCCGCGGTCGCGGCACTCGACGAGGGGGAGCGCGCCGATCCGCTCGGCATCCTGCTCCAGGTCAGCCTCGACGGCGATCCGCAACGCGGCGGCGTCGTCGAAGAGGATCTCCCGGCTCTGGCCGAGCGGGTCGTCGAGGCCGATTCACTGCGGTTGCGCGGGCTCATGGTCATCGCCCCGCTGGACGGCGAACCCGGACACTGGATGGCCGAGGCCGCACGCATCCATGAGGCGTTCCGCGGGCGATTCGACGCCGCCGAACTGTCCGCGGGCATGTCCGGGGACATGGAGGAGGCGGTCGCCGCAGGCTCGACATGCGTGCGTGTCGGAACCGCGATCATGGGCGATCGGCCGCTAATCTCTCAGTAA
- the pgeF gene encoding peptidoglycan editing factor PgeF, whose amino-acid sequence MRVRRVITTRAGGVSVSPYDSFNLGDHVGDDPEAVAANRIRLAEQIGVAAGSVVWMEQIHSRNVTVVDGPVPEPVPATDALVTTTPGLALAVLSADCVPVLLSDDDAGVIAGVHAGRVGARIGIVPATLRAMVELGARIGSIGAFLGPAASGDHYEVPADMQADVEKHLPGSAVRTKKGTAGLDLRAGLRRQLLEAGVARVAVDPRDTIADPSLFSHRRGAPTGRLASVIWMDPDDGAHGDDAHGDDAPGERRPLGE is encoded by the coding sequence ATGCGGGTGCGTCGTGTCATCACCACCCGTGCCGGCGGGGTCTCGGTGTCACCGTACGATTCGTTCAATCTCGGTGATCACGTCGGAGACGATCCGGAAGCCGTGGCGGCGAACAGGATTCGGCTGGCCGAGCAGATCGGGGTGGCGGCCGGGTCGGTGGTCTGGATGGAACAGATCCACAGTCGCAACGTCACCGTGGTCGACGGACCGGTTCCCGAGCCGGTGCCCGCCACCGACGCGCTGGTCACGACCACGCCCGGTCTCGCCCTCGCCGTGCTGTCCGCCGACTGCGTCCCGGTACTCCTCAGCGACGACGACGCCGGTGTGATCGCGGGGGTCCATGCGGGCCGCGTCGGCGCCCGGATCGGCATCGTGCCCGCCACCCTGCGCGCAATGGTCGAACTCGGCGCCCGGATCGGGTCCATCGGCGCCTTCCTCGGTCCTGCCGCGAGCGGAGACCACTATGAGGTGCCCGCCGACATGCAGGCCGACGTAGAGAAGCATCTGCCGGGCAGCGCCGTGCGTACCAAGAAGGGCACGGCAGGTCTCGACCTGCGTGCCGGCTTGCGGCGGCAGTTGCTCGAGGCCGGCGTCGCCAGAGTCGCGGTCGACCCGCGGGACACCATCGCCGACCCGAGCCTGTTCAGCCATCGCCGGGGCGCACCCACGGGTCGCCTGGCCTCGGTCATCTGGATGGATCCCGATGACGGTGCACACGGCGACGATGCACACGGCGACGATGCACCCGGTGAGCGGCGCCCGCTCGGGGAGTGA
- the ftsZ gene encoding cell division protein FtsZ, with product MTPPHNYLAVIKVVGIGGGGVNAVNRMIEQGLKGVEFIAINTDAQALLMSDADVKLDVGRDSTRGLGAGADPEVGRRAAEDARDEIEELLKGADMVFVTAGEGGGTGTGGAPVVASIARKLGALTVGVVTRPFAFEGKRRGGQAEAGITALRESCDTLIVIPNDRLLQLGDAQVSLMDAFRSADEVLLNGVQGITDLITTPGLINVDFADVKGVMSDAGSALMGIGSARGEERARKAAESAINSPLLEASMEGARGVLISIAGGSDLGLFEIHNAATQVQEAAHEDANIIFGTVIDDNLGDEVRVTVIAAGFDGGSPKKRTDVPAAAGRSAVGQGQAGAVASPPKNDPLFGDMPKGAGDPFEQEPEPPRRNTVRLDDDDVDVPSFMKR from the coding sequence ATGACGCCACCGCACAACTACCTGGCCGTCATCAAGGTCGTCGGCATCGGCGGTGGCGGCGTGAATGCCGTCAACCGCATGATCGAACAGGGACTCAAGGGAGTCGAGTTCATCGCGATCAACACCGACGCCCAGGCGTTGTTGATGAGCGACGCCGACGTCAAGCTCGATGTCGGGCGCGACTCGACACGGGGTCTCGGCGCCGGTGCCGATCCCGAGGTCGGTCGCCGCGCCGCCGAGGACGCGCGCGACGAGATCGAGGAACTGCTCAAGGGCGCCGACATGGTCTTCGTGACCGCGGGCGAGGGCGGCGGGACCGGAACGGGTGGTGCACCCGTGGTCGCGTCGATCGCGCGTAAGCTCGGTGCGCTCACCGTCGGCGTGGTCACCCGGCCGTTCGCCTTCGAGGGCAAGCGGCGCGGCGGACAGGCCGAGGCGGGCATCACCGCGCTGCGCGAGTCCTGCGACACCCTGATCGTGATCCCCAACGACCGTCTGCTTCAGCTCGGCGACGCGCAGGTCAGCCTGATGGACGCGTTCCGCAGTGCCGACGAGGTGCTCCTCAACGGCGTGCAGGGCATCACCGACCTCATCACCACGCCGGGCCTGATCAACGTCGACTTCGCCGACGTCAAGGGCGTCATGAGCGATGCCGGCAGCGCGCTGATGGGCATCGGTTCGGCCCGCGGCGAGGAGCGTGCGCGCAAGGCCGCCGAGTCCGCGATCAACTCGCCACTGCTCGAGGCCTCGATGGAAGGCGCCCGCGGTGTGCTGATCTCGATCGCCGGTGGCAGCGACCTGGGTCTGTTCGAGATCCACAACGCCGCGACCCAGGTGCAGGAGGCCGCGCACGAGGACGCCAACATCATCTTCGGCACGGTGATCGACGACAACCTCGGTGACGAGGTCCGGGTCACGGTCATCGCCGCCGGCTTCGACGGTGGCTCACCCAAGAAGCGGACCGACGTCCCGGCCGCCGCGGGGCGTTCCGCGGTCGGTCAGGGCCAGGCCGGCGCCGTGGCCTCGCCGCCGAAGAACGATCCGCTCTTCGGGGACATGCCGAAGGGTGCGGGCGATCCGTTCGAGCAAGAGCCGGAGCCGCCCCGCCGCAACACCGTTCGGCTCGACGACGACGATGTCGACGTGCCGTCGTTCATGAAGCGCTGA
- a CDS encoding cell division protein FtsQ/DivIB: MIRWPQRRRSRVVLGTLMVVAAGVGLVLIAYLTPLMSVRGTDVRDNGSIPADEILRVAAVPSGTPLLQVDTRAVAQRVATIPSVESARVQRSYPSSLTITVVERVPVVIVNNGDDVHVLDKSGVAFLDYDRTQGVPPEVLKLPVLDTPNPGPADPTTRETIAAVAGLPEALARQVIRVTATSPVDIEFTLSEKRTVVWGDSDRGAEKARTLTHLLTREARMYNVSSPEFPAYR, from the coding sequence GTGATCCGCTGGCCGCAGCGCCGCCGGTCGCGCGTGGTCCTCGGCACGCTCATGGTGGTCGCGGCCGGGGTCGGGTTGGTGCTCATCGCCTACCTCACGCCGCTGATGTCGGTGCGCGGCACCGACGTCCGCGACAACGGGTCGATTCCGGCCGACGAGATCCTGCGGGTCGCGGCGGTGCCGTCGGGCACCCCGCTGCTGCAGGTCGACACCCGGGCGGTCGCGCAGCGCGTCGCCACCATCCCGTCCGTCGAATCGGCGCGCGTGCAGCGGAGTTACCCCTCGTCGCTGACCATCACCGTCGTCGAGCGGGTCCCGGTCGTGATCGTGAACAACGGCGACGACGTCCACGTGCTCGACAAGTCCGGGGTGGCGTTCCTCGACTACGACCGCACGCAGGGCGTCCCGCCCGAGGTGCTCAAGCTCCCGGTTCTCGACACCCCGAACCCGGGGCCGGCGGACCCGACCACCAGGGAGACCATCGCGGCGGTGGCGGGCTTGCCCGAAGCGCTGGCGCGGCAGGTCATCCGGGTGACCGCGACCTCGCCGGTCGACATCGAGTTCACGCTGTCGGAGAAGCGCACCGTGGTGTGGGGGGACAGCGACCGCGGCGCCGAGAAGGCCCGCACACTGACGCACCTGCTCACCCGCGAGGCGCGGATGTACAACGTGTCGAGTCCCGAGTTCCCGGCCTATCGGTGA